In one Mustela lutreola isolate mMusLut2 chromosome 8, mMusLut2.pri, whole genome shotgun sequence genomic region, the following are encoded:
- the ETFBKMT gene encoding electron transfer flavoprotein beta subunit lysine methyltransferase — translation MASSLGWRSFALFHVNHCDVFLKAVRSNGLSLFPWGHSPWRGTGSFLDPEMKAFLEENTEVTSSGSLTPEIQLRLLTPRCKFWWQKADLWPYSEPYWAIYWPGGQALSRYLLDNPDVVKGKSVLDLGSGCGATAIAAKMSGASRILANDIDPIAGMAIILNCELNQLNPFPILTKNILDLEQEKWDLVVLGDMFYDEDLADSLHQWLKNCFWTHRTQVLIGDPGRPQFSGHSIQHQLHKVVEYSLPEPTRRENNGLTTSTVWDFQP, via the exons ATGGCTTCAAGCCTAGGTTGGAGATCATTTGCACTATTTCACGTGAACCACTGTGATGTCTTTCTGAAAGCTGTGAGAAGCAATGGTCTTTCCTTGTTTCCCTGGGGCCATTCCCCTTGGAGAGGAACTGGAAGCTTTTTGGACCCCGAGATGAAAGCTTTCCTGGAAGAGAACACTGAAGTCACCAGCAGTGGCAGCCTCACCCCTGAAATCCAGTTGCGGCTTTTGACGCCCAGATGCAAGTTCTGGTGGCAAAAAGCTGACCTGTGGCCCTACAGCGAGCCTTACTGGGCAATCTACTGGCCAGGAGGCCAGGCCCTGTCTAG gtATCTTTTGGATAATCCTGATGTTGTTAAAGGAAAGTCTGTGTTAGATCTTGGGAGTGGATGTGGAGCTACAGCTATTGCTGCCAAGATGAGTGGGGCATCAAGGATCTTGGCCAATGACATAGACCCTA ttgcaGGAATGGCTATCATACTGAATTGTGAATTGAACCAACTGAACCCTTTCCCCATTTTAACCAAAAACATTTTGGATTTGGAACAAGAAAAGTGGGACCTTGTTGTGCTTGGAGATATGTTTTATGATGAAGACCTTGCAGACAGTCTTCATCAATGGCTGAAGAATTGCTTTTGGACCCACAGAACTCAAGTACTGATTGGTGACCCTGGACGACCCCAGTTTAGTGGACATAGCATTCAACATCAACTGCACAAAGTGGTAGAATATTCACTTCCAGAGCCTACCAGGAGGGAAAACAATGGGTTGACAACAAGCACAGTATGGGATTTTCAGCCTTGA